The Qipengyuania aurantiaca genome contains the following window.
TTGTGGGCCTTGTGATCCTCACCTGCGCCTTCATTCCATCAGGAGAACACCCATGATCCAGTCGATTCCCTTGAAGAAGCTCGTCCCGAGCCCGCGCAACGTTCGCAAGTCTAGCGACGTGCTGGCCGACCTCCAGCTGCGGGCAGACATTGCTGCGCGCGGCCTGCTGCAGAACCTTGTCGTTCGTAAGGCCAAGCGCGGCAAGTTCGAAGTCGAGGCCGGCGGTCGCCGTCTCGCCGCGCTGCAGGCGCTGGCCGAAGAGGGCACCTTGCCCGAAAACCATGAGGTCACCTGTCTCGTCATCGAAGGCGAGGAAAGCGAAGTGCGCGAAGCCAGCCTGGCCGAGAACTTCCAGCGACTCGCGATGAACCCGGCCGACGAGGCACAGGCGTTCGCCTCCATCATCGAGGCTGGGGCTACCCCTGAAGACGTGGCGCGCCGCTTTGGCCTCACTGTCCGTTTCGTCGAAGGGCGCCTGCGCCTCGCAAGCCTCGCGCCTTGCGTTTTCGAAGCGCTCGCCGAAGGCACGATCACGCTCGATATGGCCAAGGCCTACGGCGCGATTTCCGACGTAGAGCGTCAGGCACATGTCTATGCCGAACTGCAGGACGCTTGGTACCAGATCACGCCCGACACGATCCGCCGCATGGTGCTTGATGCGACGGTGCGCGGTTCCGATCCACGAGCTGTTTTGGTCGGTCGCGACGCCTATCTCGCCGCAGGCGGCCGGATCGAGCGCGAACTCTTCGATGATGATGCCAGCGAGAGCTGGATCGATGTCGTGCTGCTCGAGGAGCTCGCGCACAAGGCCATGGAGGAAGCGGCCGTCAAGACGGCTCAGGAACACGGCCTTGCCTGGGTGCGACCGACGCTTGGCAATTATGTCAGCCATGACCTCGTCGAAGGTCTAAGTCGCTTGCCCAGCGAGCCTGCCCCAATGACCGAACACGAGGCGCAGGAACTCGGTGAACTCGAAGCCGACTACGACCGCGTCGCCGCCGTGCTCGAAGACGAAGACAGCGACGAGGACGAGGTCGCGAAGGCCGAGAAGGAACTTGTGGTAATCGACCGCGCCATGCGCGCCCTTAACGATCGGCCACCGGTGCTGGCCGACGAACTGAAACCCGAGGCCGGTGCCTTCCTCGTCCTCTCGCGCAATGGTGAGCCGACATTGGTCCCGCAGTTTTATACCAAGACCGAAGTCATCGCTGACGAAGGTGTGGTCGAGGCAGTCGAAGAATGCGGAGCGGTGAAACCCAAGGGCAGCTCGCTATCGCAGCGCCTGCTCGACGAGCTTGCAGTGCAACGCCGCGACATCCTCGCGATCCATCTCGCCAACGATCCGGCACTGGCGCTCGACTTCATGGTCTTCACGCTAGCCGATGCCGATGGGCATGACTGGCGCGCCAGAAAGGCATCGACGCTTGTCGGCTCCGTCGCGTCTGGACCGGTTGCCGGTTCCGAGGCCAAGGATGCACCGGCGAGTGCTGCTCTGGCCGAGTTCGCTGGCTCGCTCGATGAAAGCTGGCGCTCGGGCGAAAGCGACGTCGAGCGGTTTGCCAAGTTCCGGGCGCTTTCCGACGAGGCGCGCTCGGCATGGCTTGGTCATGTCGTTTCGCGCACTCTGGTTGCCAGCCTTGCCTGTGAAGGCGAACGTTCGGTACCGCTGCACGAGACACTCGGCTCGCTCCTCGAAATTGAGACCGCGCATTGGTGGCGTCCCACAGCTGCTAACTACTTCGACCGCGTGACCAAGGCTCGCACGCTCGAGGCGCTCGATGCTGCGGGTGGTCCGGAGCTGGTCAGCCGATACGCTGCTTCGAAGAAGGCTGAGCTTGCGAGCGCAGCCGAGCGCATCTTCTCAGGCAACTTCATCGGCGAGGCCGAGGTCAAGGAGCGGGCGCAAGCCTGGGTTCCTGCGATCATGCTGTTCACTGCTGCTCAGGAGGTCGCGCCGATTGATGTCGAAGTCGACGAGGCAGTCAGCGACGACGCGACAGACGAAATTGCCGAGCAGGCTGCCTGACCCTCCTGACAGGTCGA
Protein-coding sequences here:
- a CDS encoding ParB/RepB/Spo0J family partition protein produces the protein MIQSIPLKKLVPSPRNVRKSSDVLADLQLRADIAARGLLQNLVVRKAKRGKFEVEAGGRRLAALQALAEEGTLPENHEVTCLVIEGEESEVREASLAENFQRLAMNPADEAQAFASIIEAGATPEDVARRFGLTVRFVEGRLRLASLAPCVFEALAEGTITLDMAKAYGAISDVERQAHVYAELQDAWYQITPDTIRRMVLDATVRGSDPRAVLVGRDAYLAAGGRIERELFDDDASESWIDVVLLEELAHKAMEEAAVKTAQEHGLAWVRPTLGNYVSHDLVEGLSRLPSEPAPMTEHEAQELGELEADYDRVAAVLEDEDSDEDEVAKAEKELVVIDRAMRALNDRPPVLADELKPEAGAFLVLSRNGEPTLVPQFYTKTEVIADEGVVEAVEECGAVKPKGSSLSQRLLDELAVQRRDILAIHLANDPALALDFMVFTLADADGHDWRARKASTLVGSVASGPVAGSEAKDAPASAALAEFAGSLDESWRSGESDVERFAKFRALSDEARSAWLGHVVSRTLVASLACEGERSVPLHETLGSLLEIETAHWWRPTAANYFDRVTKARTLEALDAAGGPELVSRYAASKKAELASAAERIFSGNFIGEAEVKERAQAWVPAIMLFTAAQEVAPIDVEVDEAVSDDATDEIAEQAA